Genomic segment of Candidatus Eisenbacteria bacterium:
CGCGAGATCGAAGCGCACGGCCACCGGCACGTCCACCGTCCGCCCGCTCGGAATCTCGACGGGCGTGTCCAGGTTGCCCGCGATCGCCTGCCGGTCCTCGACGAACAGCTTCCAGCCCAGCCCGACGAGCCGCGCGCTCACCTTGTTCTCGGGCGGGTTGGTGGCGCTGACGTGCGCGACCAGTTCGAGCGGCGCCTGCCGGGCGACGAGCGCGGCCGCGAGGCGCGCCACGTCCGCCAGCCCGAGCTTCGAGTAGTCCGCGCCCGGTCCGATCGGAATGCCCACCAACTTCACGTCCGAGACGTTCGACAGTCCGAACGAGACGAGCCGCAGCGCGGCCAGCTCCTGCACGGCGGTGCAGCCGGGGAGCGCGACGAGCGCGGCGAGCGCGAGCGGCGCGGCGAAACGCATCCTGCGAAGGCGCATGGCAACCTCGGGGAAGTGAGCAGCCGGGAAGCGGAACGCGGCGCATCGTACCCGACGGCTCCGGGCGGCGACAGGTGCGCGCTCGCGATCGGGCGGGGCCGCCGGCGGGCGGCCCGTGGTCCGTAAGCGCCCGCCGCGAGGTCGGAACCGCCCGGGCCGGGCCACGGCCCTCACGGCACCCGCGCGCTCACCACCGGCACGTGCCAGACCGCGTAGCCGTCCGGGTCGCGGATGTTCGCGATCATCGCCTCGAAGTAGCCGCGCGCCCGCCCGGTCGGCCAGCCCATGAGCTCGGCGGCCAGCTTCGCGTAACCGTCCCGCCACGCTTCGAGGATCGCGGCGAACGTCTCGCGCGGCACCCGCAGCGTGTCCACCGTCACGTAGTCCACGCGCACGTCGAGCAGCCCGAGGCGCGCGAGCATCGGCGGCGTGTCGCGGCCGATGAAGGCGTTGGTCGCTTCGCTTGCGCTCATGCGCGCCGGCACCTCGTGCCAGAAGTCGCGCGGGTCCGGCTCGCCCCTGCGGAAATGCAGCATGTCGTAGTCCTCGGCGATCAGGTGCAGCCGGCCGCCGGACCGGGTCACGCGCGCGAGCTCGGCGAAGACGCGTTCCGGATGCGGAATGGCCTGCACCACGTGCCGGCAGACGGTCAGGTCGAACGACGCCGCCGGCAGGCCGAGGTCGAAGACGCTGCGGTGCTCGAACGAAAGCCGCGGCGCGTACCGCGCGTAGCGCTCGCGCGCGAGCTCGAGGTGGTGATCGAGAATGTCCACGCCCAGCACGCTCGATCCGGGGAAGAACTCCGCCAGCCGGCGCGAGATCTCGCCCGTGCCGCAGCCCGCGTCGAGGATGCGGATGTCGTCCGCGAGGCCGTAGCGCCGCAGCAGCTCGGATTCCTGCGGCCAGATCGCCAGCGCCTGGGCGGCCAGGTTGCGGACCATGGATTCGTCGGCCATCTGTTCACGCTGAGGATTGAGTTCGCTCACGTCCGCAGGTTCTCCTTTCGGGTCAGTTTTCGCCCGGCCGGGGCTCGGGACGCGGGAGATCGCCCGCCGCGTCGCGCGCGCCCGCCACCGATCCGCCCTCGCGCAACAGCCGCACCGACGGCACCTGCGGCAGGAAGACCAGCACCGGCTCACCCGTCCGCGCGAGACGATCCACGACCGCCTCACGCAGCGGGTCGAGCTCCGGACCTTCGCCCTCGGTGTAGGCGGCCGCCGGCGGCAGGTCTCCGGCGGGGTCGAAGCCGTGCCGGGCCGCGAACGTCCGTCGCGCGAGCGGATTCTTGAACGTCACCGGATTCACGACCACGAGGCCGGGCTTGAGGCCGTCGAGGAGCTGGTAGGCCACCAGCCGGTAGGACATGTCGTCCTCCCAGATCACGAAGCCGCGCTCGCGCGGGATCCCGGTCCACATGGACCGCGTGAGCGCGTCGAACTTCGCGAACACCGACACGCGTTCGGCCGCCACCCGCGGCCACGTCCGGCCCGCGACCGCCACGACCAGCGCGGCCGCGATCGCGAGCGGCGCGCCGAAGCGCCGCGCGCGCGGCAGCGCCGCGAGCGTCGCCGGCACGAGCGAGAGCCCGAGCGCGAGCGGGACGAGAAAATAGCTCGAGGGGTCCGGCACGCCGTAGAAGAACGCGTAGGCCGTCTGCACGAGCACCGCGGCCGCCAGCGCCAGGCGCAGGACCCGCGCGCCGCCGCGCAGGAATGGCCAGACGCACGCCGCGAGCAGCGCGGGCGCGAGCCACGGGAAGACGCCCTCGACCAGCAGCCTGCGCTGGACGTCGGACGGCGCGAAGTGGCCAAGGTAGTGCGCGTAGCCCGCGCCGCTCAGGTGCAGGCCGATCGCGCCCGGAACGAGCGAGGGCCACTGCACCGCCGCCGGGTGCGAGGCCCGCCAGAAGATGTACCCGTACGACAGCAGCGGCGCGAGCGCGCCCGCGCACGCCGCGAGCCACGGCGCGGCGTTGCGCGGGCGGGCATGCGCCAGCAGCGCCAGCGTGAACGGCCCCGAAATCCAGACGCTGGTGCGGTGATGCGCGAGCCCCACGCCGACGAGCAGGCCCCAGAGCGCGGCCCGCCAGAGCAGCGCACGGCCACGAGGCGCTGGCGCCTGGAGCAGCGCCGCCGCGCACAGCGCCGCGCCCGCCGCCCAGGCGAGGTGCCAGCTGTTGACCTCGGCCAGCGTCGCTTCGTAGGTCCAGACGGGATCGACCGCGAACACCGCCACCGCGGGCAGCACGAGGAGCGCCGAGAAGCGCGGGCGAACCCCGGCGCCCGCGAGCAGCCGCGTCGCCAGCGCGTGCAGCAGCCCGACCGCGAGCGCCCCGCCGAGCGCGCTCCAGGCGTTGGCGGCGTACGCCCAGCTCGCGCCCCATGCGTGCAGCACGCTCACGAACAGGTGGCCGAGCAGCGTGTAGAGCGGATAGCCGGTCGGATGGGCGACGCCCAGCGACGCCAGGACGAGCGTGAACTCGGGACTGTCCTTGTCGCCGGTGACACGCGGGCACCATGCGAGGTAGCACGCCAGCGCCGCCGCCCCCACGACCAGCGACGGCCATGCGGCGACGTGAGCGACGGGTGGAACGCGTGCGGCGGGCTCGGACGCGCGAGGGCGCGGTATCGGACGGACCACGCCGCGAAGATGTCACGCGGGCGCGAGCGCCCGCAATCCGACGGTCCAGGGACGCGCGGCGCCCCGCCGTACCGCTCAGGCCTTCGCGCCCCGCTTCATGAACACCAGCTTGCCCGCCAGGACCGAGCCCGCGAACAGGAAGCTGACGCTGTTCGCGAGGATGAGCGGCAGCGAGTGGATCAGCGTTCCGTACACGACCCAGGCGACGACACCGCTCACCAGGATCACGTACATGGACAGCGAGACGTCCCCCACCGAACGCTTTCGCCAGACGTGAACGGCCTGGGGCAGCAGGGCGAAGGTCGTGCACGCGGCCGCGAGGTAGCCGATGGCTTCGGTCAACGGGTTCTCCGGATGGCTGGAACCAGGGTGGTGCGGACGGCGCACTATAGCCGTTCCTTCGGTGCTCGAGCGGCCCCCGTCCCCCCTGACGACGGGCGGGTTGTCGAGCGGCGCCGCACGGCTTAGCCTTCCGGCCATGACCCAACTCGACACGAACACCTCGCCCTATCTGGCCGACGCCTACGCCAACGACCGCGCGCACGTCTTTCACTCCTGGTCCGCCCAGGGTCTGCTCCAGCCCACCGTCATCGCCGGCGCGAAGGGTTCGCGCATGTGGGACGAAAAGGGGCGCACCTGGCTCGACTTCGCGAGCCAGCTCGTCAACGTCAACATCGGACACCAGCACCCCAGGCTCGTCGCCGCCATCCAGGAGCAGGCCGGGCGCCTGTGCACGATCGCTCCCGGCTTCGCGAACGACATGCGCAGCGAGGCCGCGCGGCTGATCGCCGAGCTCGCGCCCGGCGACCTCGACATGGTGTTCTTCACCAACGGCGGCACCGACGCGGTCGAGAACGCCGTCCGCCTCGCCCGCGGTCACACCGGCCGTTACAAGGTGCTCTCGGCCTACCGCAGCTATCACGGCGCCACCGGCACCTCGATCGCGCTGACCGGCGACCCGCGCCGATGGGGCAACGAACCCGGCGTGCCCGGCATGGTGAAGTTCTGGGGCCCGTACCCGTACCGCTCGGCGTTTCACTCGACCAGCGAAGCCGAGGAGTGCGAGCGCGCGCTCCAGCACCTTTCCGACGTGCTCATGGTCGAAGGGCCGCACACGGTCGCGGCCATCCTGCTCGAGACCGTCGTCGGCACCAACGGCATCCTCGTGCCGCCCGACGGCTACCTCGCCGGCGTGCGGGCGCTGTGCGACCGGCACGGCATCATGATGATCAGCGACGAGGTCATGGCCGGTTTCGGCCGCTGCGGCGAATGGTTCGGGGTCAACAAGTGGAATGTGACGCCCGACCTGATCACCTTCGCCAAGGGCTCCAACTCGGGCTACATCCCGGTGGGCGGCGTGATCATCAGCCGCAAGGTCGCCGAGACCTACCGCGAGCGGGTCTTCCCCGGCGGCCTCACCTATTCGGGGCATCCGCTGGCCTGCGCGTCCATCGTCGCCAGCATCGGCATCTTCAAGGACGAGCGCATCGTCGAGCACGCCCGGCACCTGGGCACCGACGTGATCGGCCCCGAACTGCGCAGGATCGCCGCGAAACACCCCAGCGTCGGCGAGGTGCGCGGGCTCGGCGTCTTCTGGTGCATCGAGCTCGTCAGGGACCGCAAGACCCGCGAGCCGCTGGTTCCGTTCAACGCTTCGGGCGCGGACGCGAAGCCGATGGCCGAGCTGATGGCCGCGTGCAAGGCCAACGGCGTGTGGCCCTTCGTGCACTTCAACCGACTGCAGGTCGCGCCCCCGTGCACGATCCCGGACGACGACGCCCGCGAGGGCCTCGCCGCGATCGACAAGGCGCTCGAAGTGGCGGACCGCTTCTGCAAGGGCTGATCGGAAATCCGGGAGGGCCGCCATGAAGGCAACGCTCGCAGTGCTCGCCACCATCGTCGGCGGCTGGATCGTGTTCAACCTGATCGGGGCGTTCCTCGTCGGGCTGATCGCCCGGGCGCTGTTTCCGGGCAGGGACAAGGTCGGCTGGTTCATGACGCTGGCGATCGGCTTCGTGGGCGGGCTGCTCGGCAAGCTGGTCTTCTGGCTGCTGCGCTGGCCGACGAAGTTCCCGATGGGTTTCGTCGCGTCGGTGGCCGGAGCGTTCGTGCTGCTGCTGTTCTGGCACCTGCGCGTGGCCGGCAGGAAGCAGCCGGCGGCGAGCTAGCGAAGGTTCGGGCGCCGGCGGTTCGACATGCGCCGCGGACGCCCCCGGCGCGGGCGCGGCTCCCGATCGCCCCAGGCCTCGCGCTCGAAGCGGTTCCCGCGGTACGGATCGCGGCCGCGCAGCCACGCCCACAGCGACGCCGCGAGGTACGCGAACGGAAACAGCGGGCCCCAGCGCTCCCACTGCCGGACGTGGACGCGCTCGTGCTCGCGGAACTCCTCGAGGCTCGCCTCGTCGCGCGCGAGGATCACGTGCCCGAAGGTCACCGCGCGCAGGCTGCGCCCGGGGCCGCCCGTGCGCGCCATGAACCGCCCGAGCCAGCCGCCACAGGCCTCGAGCGTGCCCGCGTGCCGTCGTGCCGGCCCGCCGCCCGCTCGGGCCATCAGGCACAGCGCCAGCCCGACGAGCGAGCCCGGGCCCGCCCAGGCGAATGCGAGCAGTCGGATC
This window contains:
- a CDS encoding class I SAM-dependent methyltransferase produces the protein MADESMVRNLAAQALAIWPQESELLRRYGLADDIRILDAGCGTGEISRRLAEFFPGSSVLGVDILDHHLELARERYARYAPRLSFEHRSVFDLGLPAASFDLTVCRHVVQAIPHPERVFAELARVTRSGGRLHLIAEDYDMLHFRRGEPDPRDFWHEVPARMSASEATNAFIGRDTPPMLARLGLLDVRVDYVTVDTLRVPRETFAAILEAWRDGYAKLAAELMGWPTGRARGYFEAMIANIRDPDGYAVWHVPVVSARVP
- a CDS encoding DUF2723 domain-containing protein: MVRPIPRPRASEPAARVPPVAHVAAWPSLVVGAAALACYLAWCPRVTGDKDSPEFTLVLASLGVAHPTGYPLYTLLGHLFVSVLHAWGASWAYAANAWSALGGALAVGLLHALATRLLAGAGVRPRFSALLVLPAVAVFAVDPVWTYEATLAEVNSWHLAWAAGAALCAAALLQAPAPRGRALLWRAALWGLLVGVGLAHHRTSVWISGPFTLALLAHARPRNAAPWLAACAGALAPLLSYGYIFWRASHPAAVQWPSLVPGAIGLHLSGAGYAHYLGHFAPSDVQRRLLVEGVFPWLAPALLAACVWPFLRGGARVLRLALAAAVLVQTAYAFFYGVPDPSSYFLVPLALGLSLVPATLAALPRARRFGAPLAIAAALVVAVAGRTWPRVAAERVSVFAKFDALTRSMWTGIPRERGFVIWEDDMSYRLVAYQLLDGLKPGLVVVNPVTFKNPLARRTFAARHGFDPAGDLPPAAAYTEGEGPELDPLREAVVDRLARTGEPVLVFLPQVPSVRLLREGGSVAGARDAAGDLPRPEPRPGEN
- a CDS encoding SemiSWEET family sugar transporter, with amino-acid sequence MAGRLSRAAPLDNPPVVRGDGGRSSTEGTAIVRRPHHPGSSHPENPLTEAIGYLAAACTTFALLPQAVHVWRKRSVGDVSLSMYVILVSGVVAWVVYGTLIHSLPLILANSVSFLFAGSVLAGKLVFMKRGAKA
- a CDS encoding aspartate aminotransferase family protein, with protein sequence MTQLDTNTSPYLADAYANDRAHVFHSWSAQGLLQPTVIAGAKGSRMWDEKGRTWLDFASQLVNVNIGHQHPRLVAAIQEQAGRLCTIAPGFANDMRSEAARLIAELAPGDLDMVFFTNGGTDAVENAVRLARGHTGRYKVLSAYRSYHGATGTSIALTGDPRRWGNEPGVPGMVKFWGPYPYRSAFHSTSEAEECERALQHLSDVLMVEGPHTVAAILLETVVGTNGILVPPDGYLAGVRALCDRHGIMMISDEVMAGFGRCGEWFGVNKWNVTPDLITFAKGSNSGYIPVGGVIISRKVAETYRERVFPGGLTYSGHPLACASIVASIGIFKDERIVEHARHLGTDVIGPELRRIAAKHPSVGEVRGLGVFWCIELVRDRKTREPLVPFNASGADAKPMAELMAACKANGVWPFVHFNRLQVAPPCTIPDDDAREGLAAIDKALEVADRFCKG
- a CDS encoding GlsB/YeaQ/YmgE family stress response membrane protein codes for the protein MVFNLIGAFLVGLIARALFPGRDKVGWFMTLAIGFVGGLLGKLVFWLLRWPTKFPMGFVASVAGAFVLLLFWHLRVAGRKQPAAS
- a CDS encoding signal peptide prediction, coding for MIRLLAFAWAGPGSLVGLALCLMARAGGGPARRHAGTLEACGGWLGRFMARTGGPGRSLRAVTFGHVILARDEASLEEFREHERVHVRQWERWGPLFPFAYLAASLWAWLRGRDPYRGNRFEREAWGDREPRPRRGRPRRMSNRRRPNLR